Proteins from one Vicinamibacterales bacterium genomic window:
- a CDS encoding D-alanine--D-alanine ligase family protein — translation MKKLRVGVIYGGRSGEHEVSVTSAASIFKSIDRARYEPVPIRIEKDGRWTLADRPPTALSAAEVIHQARASQARPARAGRDSLFAPYPSADTLITVERRTTSDGSTPADVERAVVTGLGLDVVFPVLHGPYGEDGTVQGLLELANVPYVGPGVLASAAGMDKAVMKVLFAAAGLPVVASRAFVRADWTRNREGVLAGIAALGFPLFVKPANLGSSVGISKVKTPAELIPAIEAALEFDRKVIVEAGVVNAREIECAVLGNDDPETSVPGEIIPSREFYDYEAKYLDEGSKSLIPADLPAAVAAEVRRLTVAAFKAIDAAGLARVDFLLSRDSGAIFVNEINTMPGFTNISMYSKMWEASGVGYAALVDRLIQLALARHAEKQQLRTSAL, via the coding sequence CTCGGCGGCCTCAATTTTCAAGTCGATCGATCGCGCGCGCTACGAGCCCGTCCCGATCCGGATCGAAAAAGACGGACGGTGGACGCTCGCGGATCGGCCGCCGACGGCGCTGTCGGCGGCGGAAGTGATCCATCAGGCCCGCGCGTCGCAGGCGCGGCCGGCGCGAGCGGGCCGCGATTCGTTGTTTGCGCCGTACCCGTCGGCCGACACGCTGATCACCGTGGAGCGCCGCACCACGTCTGACGGCAGCACGCCGGCCGACGTCGAGCGCGCCGTGGTGACGGGCCTGGGCCTCGACGTGGTCTTCCCGGTGCTCCACGGCCCGTACGGGGAAGACGGCACGGTGCAAGGGCTGCTCGAGCTGGCCAACGTGCCCTACGTGGGTCCGGGCGTGCTCGCCTCGGCGGCCGGCATGGACAAGGCGGTCATGAAGGTGTTGTTCGCCGCGGCCGGGTTGCCCGTCGTGGCCTCGCGCGCCTTTGTGCGCGCCGACTGGACGCGCAACCGCGAAGGCGTGCTGGCCGGCATTGCCGCGCTGGGCTTCCCGCTGTTCGTGAAGCCGGCCAACCTCGGCTCGAGCGTTGGCATCTCCAAGGTGAAGACGCCGGCCGAACTGATTCCGGCCATCGAGGCGGCGCTCGAGTTCGATCGCAAGGTGATTGTCGAAGCCGGCGTCGTCAACGCGCGCGAGATCGAATGCGCGGTGCTCGGCAACGACGACCCGGAGACGTCGGTGCCTGGCGAGATTATCCCATCGCGCGAGTTCTACGACTACGAGGCGAAGTACCTGGACGAAGGCTCGAAGAGCCTGATTCCGGCGGACCTGCCGGCCGCGGTGGCCGCCGAGGTGCGGCGCCTGACGGTGGCGGCGTTCAAGGCGATTGACGCGGCGGGGCTGGCGCGCGTGGACTTCCTGCTATCGCGCGACAGCGGCGCCATCTTCGTCAACGAGATCAACACCATGCCGGGCTTCACCAACATCAGCATGTATTCCAAGATGTGGGAGGCCAGCGGCGTCGGTTATGCGGCGCTGGTCGATCGGCTGATCCAGCTGGCGCTGGCGCGCCACGCTGAAAAGCAACAGCTCCGCACGAGCGCGCTATGA